A stretch of DNA from Gimesia chilikensis:
CAGCAGAGCGGTAACCGTAGTCCCAATGTTTTCTCCCAGAACGAGGGCTGCTGCCGTTTCAAAGGGAATCAGACCACTGGATGCCAGGGAGATGGTAATCCCCAGAGTTGCAGAAGAGGACTGCACAAGCACAGTCAGAATGCAGCCCACCAGCATACACTGGAAGACGCCCAGAAACGTATTGGCCTGGAAGTGCAGAAACCACTGGCGGAACTCGGGCATCTCATGAATGAACTTACAAGACTCTTTCATGAGCTGTAAGCCAAAGAAGACCATACCGACCCCCATGATCGCCAGGGCCACGTATCGCAGTCGTTCATTCTTGGAAAACAGATAGACGAACGCCGCGATTCCCAGCATGGGGAGACCGTACTTACCGATCTTCAGCACCAGAATCCAGCCGGTAACGGTCGTACCGACGTTGGCGCCCATGATCACGCCAATTGCCTGTGTCAGTGACATCAGGCCGCCATTGACGAACCCGACTGTCATCACGGTTGTCACAGAACTGGACTGAACGAGAACCGTGACCAGGAAGCCCACAACTGTTGCCAGCAGCCGGTTGTTAGTGACGGCACCAATCAGCCGTTTCAAACTGGCTCCTGCAATAGATTGAAGACCCTGGGACATGTACTTCATTCCCAGGAGGAAAATTCCCAGACCGCCAATGAGGGTGGTCGTCATTTCAAACATGTTGTTTCTGGACCCTGTGGTTGATGTCTCACTCCCCTGATTTCTGCGAAACGGGAGCGTTTAATCGTGTTCGTATGTCTTGATGTGTGTGAAACTATCGTTAAGATTTCGCATAGTTATTATGTAGATCAGGTGAGAATACAAGGGAGTAGGCGGCCTGTCTTGGCAGAGACTGCCAAAATTTTGCCCCTGATCCTTGTAGGATTGCTTCAGGCGCGGTAAATCAGTTCTAAGGCGGTTTTAGAACAATTTCCGCACTATTTTTCGCTGACAGACGTGTTTAAACGTTTACTTGGCGCAATAAGCCCCCGTAGCTCAATTGGATAGAGTGCTGGCTTCCGAAGCCAGAGGTTGCTGGTTCGAGCCCAGCCGGGGGTATTCTGCTTTGGCCCGCTGCTTACGGGGCTGATTGAGGTGAGGCCTGAACTGCCCTGCACCTTCTCTTCTGACATCCCCTTCTGAATCTTCCCGAGCGATTAACGGCCATCGTTGTGGTATGTGGAATCTTCAACGCTGGTGTGCTCGTCATCTGATGTTTTCAATGTGATCTCTATAGTGACTCCAAGCACCAGTCCGGCGATTACTCCACTCCAGAGATTCGATACCGTCTGCCACATTTGGGCATCGATCGGACCACTTTTGATCGGGGGATCGATAAATATTCCAAAGAGTGTGCCGCAAACAGTACACGGAATGAGCCACCCTGAGCGAAAGATGAGCGCTGTCATGCTGCCTGCGAACAGGCCGGCATAGAGTCTCCAGTAGGGACCGATGTCGTTCAACCACGCGAGTAAAGTAAATACACCCGTGAGGGTGGTCAACAGGATCTGAACAGTCAGCAGTGTCCGGCTGCGTGGGGGGCTGTCGCTGGATGATCTATTCATGAAATGCGTCCCAATCCCGTTTATGACGAAGACTGACTGACTCACCACAGAAACATGCTTGCCTTCTTGTTTAAGATCTGAATCTCATAAACCGCGCTGCACGGGGCCTGGGCGACTCCGTAGCAGACGTGGAGCGGCAGCAGATGTTCTTCCCGGGGATGGCAGAACCGGGCTCCATAAACGTCAGCCCATGCGGTCAGTCGCTGCATTCTCTCTGTCTCCGAATAGTCCGTGCTGCAAAACGTTTCCACGAGCCACTCTTCAAATGACTGATTCATTTTCTGCGACTCAGGAGTCTCGGCTGAGAAGAAGGCATCCAGATTATGGAAGGAAAATCCCGAGCCGATCACCAGTACTTTTTGCTGGTGAAGTGACTGCAGTGCCTGCCCCATTTGAATGTGTTGCTGTGGCTCCAGCGAATTCACAATTGACAGCTGGACACAGGGAATATCGGCTTCCGGATACATGATTTTGAGAGGCACAAACATGCCATGATCAAATCCGCGTATCTCATCCAGTCGGGCTTCGATATTGCTTTGTTGCAAGAGTTCAGCGACTTCGTGCGCCAGTACAGGCTTGCCCGGGCAGGGATACTGAATTTGATAGGACTCTTCCGGAAACCCGTGGTAGTCATAGATCAAAGGTGGCTGTTCCCCGGCCGTGATGGTGGGCAGCGACTCTTCCCAGTGGGCACTCACGATCACTATCGCAGCGGGTCTGGGGATTTGGGAGGCAATCTGTTTCAGGCAGGAAACCATTTCACGATGGCCGGGATCCCCCAGCAGCGGCAGTGGGCCGCCCCCATGTGAGAGGAACAGTGCTTTCGGGGACTGTTTCGTCATGACCTGCTTCTCTCAATGCTGCTGGCTGGCGAAAGGGGAGGACGTGATTCCGATTTGCTCAGGAAACGGTCCCTGAAAATCGCATACGCAGGTTTTCGATGACTTCGATGCCGCGGGGCATGGTGCCGATGCGTTTGAGGCGGCCTTTGTGTTCCAGGGCTTTGAGGTGGTCGACAACGCCGTTGGTGGATCTGATGCCGAAGGCGGCGCCGATTTCCCGTACGGTGGGGGCGGCCCCTGCTCTGGCTCGGTAAACGCGGATGAAACTGAGGATCGCCTGCTGTTTTACTGTGAGTCGTTTCATGCTCTTAACCTGATCGATGGGGAAATCAGTCAGGCCCTCAATCTGATCGTGGGGCCTGTGGGAATTTTGACAGACGGCCTGTAGAAATTCCAGAGCAGATTTATCTTCTGGCGTCGGAAAATGCAACTGAACGTGCCAGCTTAGATTAGTTCTTTGATTGGTGAACCATGAGGCAGAATAGGCATGGGGCGGCCGCTGCGGTCCAGGAATTCGTGATTCTGGTCAATGCCCATGAAATGGTAGACAGTGGCCAGCAGGTCGTTAGGATCCAGCTTGTTGTCCTTGGCGTATTCTCCCTTGGCGGTCGTCGAGCCGATGACCTGTCCCATGGGAGCCCCACCTCCGGAGACCAGGACCGACATCGCCCCCGGCCAGTGGTCGCGGCCCGGCTGCATGACCTTGCTTTTGGTGCCGGGTTTCACATCAATCCGGGGTGTGCGGCCGAATTCTCCCGAGACGACCAGCAGGACTCTCTTATCAAGACCGCGAGCATAAATATCTTCAATCAGTGCCGAAACGGCCCGGTCGAACGGAGGCATCCGCACGCTCAGGTCGTAATACAGGTCGCCGTTAATCGCGTGGATGTCCCAGTTGGAATGGATGCGGTTTTTCTGGGTACCGGGAATGTCGGGGTTGTTCATATACATCGTGACGAAGCTGGTGCCCGCTTCGACGAGTCGCCGTGCCAGCAATGCCCGCTGGCCCCATTTGTGTCTGCCGTAACGGTCGCGGGTAGCTTCGCTCTCCTGTGACAGATCAAAAGCCTGACGGGCTTTGTCACTGGTGAGCATGCCCAGGGCCTGTTCGTTGATGTTATCCAGGGCCTGCATGGAACCGTGCAGGTCGACGTCTCTGCGGAAGCTGTCAAACGACTGCAGCAGTCCCAGTCGGTCATCGAGGCGATCTTTGACACTGTTGGAAACCGAGAGGTTGGGCACTGAGTAACCCGGCGCACCCGGATTCCCACCTACGACAAAGGGCATCGCGGATTCCCCCAGGTAGGCACTGCCACCCCCGTAAGCCCGTGGAGAACTGGCGACATAATTGGGCACGCCGACGCGACGGTGCTCGCGCATTTTGGCGACGATAGGACCGACGGTGGGAAACTCGGAGACCGGGTTAACGCTCTGTGTTTTACGACCGCTCAGAAAACGGACTGAACCGCGGGCGTGTTGTGAGTCTTCATGTGAGATGGAGCGGATGATCGAAAATTTATCGGCGACTTTCGCGTGCAGCGGAAGCAGTTCGCAGATCTCCATGCCGGGCGTCCGCGTAGCGATGGGATTGAGCTGTCCGCGATAGTCACTGGGGGCGTTGGGTTTCATGTCATACGTTTCCATATGACTGGGGCCGCCCAGCAGCCAGATGAAAATCACTGCGGTATCTTCACGGTTGCCTGCCTGGGGATTGAGTGAGTTAGCCAGTACGCGCT
This window harbors:
- a CDS encoding DODA-type extradiol aromatic ring-opening family dioxygenase, whose protein sequence is MTKQSPKALFLSHGGGPLPLLGDPGHREMVSCLKQIASQIPRPAAIVIVSAHWEESLPTITAGEQPPLIYDYHGFPEESYQIQYPCPGKPVLAHEVAELLQQSNIEARLDEIRGFDHGMFVPLKIMYPEADIPCVQLSIVNSLEPQQHIQMGQALQSLHQQKVLVIGSGFSFHNLDAFFSAETPESQKMNQSFEEWLVETFCSTDYSETERMQRLTAWADVYGARFCHPREEHLLPLHVCYGVAQAPCSAVYEIQILNKKASMFLW
- a CDS encoding LexA family protein — encoded protein: MKRLTVKQQAILSFIRVYRARAGAAPTVREIGAAFGIRSTNGVVDHLKALEHKGRLKRIGTMPRGIEVIENLRMRFSGTVS
- a CDS encoding DUF1501 domain-containing protein; this translates as MSADRSVYCPGPMSRRSFLQAGYMALGGLGLADLLRQRVLANSLNPQAGNREDTAVIFIWLLGGPSHMETYDMKPNAPSDYRGQLNPIATRTPGMEICELLPLHAKVADKFSIIRSISHEDSQHARGSVRFLSGRKTQSVNPVSEFPTVGPIVAKMREHRRVGVPNYVASSPRAYGGGSAYLGESAMPFVVGGNPGAPGYSVPNLSVSNSVKDRLDDRLGLLQSFDSFRRDVDLHGSMQALDNINEQALGMLTSDKARQAFDLSQESEATRDRYGRHKWGQRALLARRLVEAGTSFVTMYMNNPDIPGTQKNRIHSNWDIHAINGDLYYDLSVRMPPFDRAVSALIEDIYARGLDKRVLLVVSGEFGRTPRIDVKPGTKSKVMQPGRDHWPGAMSVLVSGGGAPMGQVIGSTTAKGEYAKDNKLDPNDLLATVYHFMGIDQNHEFLDRSGRPMPILPHGSPIKELI